One genomic segment of Candidatus Binatia bacterium includes these proteins:
- a CDS encoding CPBP family intramembrane glutamic endopeptidase, translating into MSQSQLSLLLSLMCVAMLAIAGWRPYVEEFRGRLPQIAGAFLLIGILAVAVFYPVTSFGEAEEIDPETIWFPSLLFGHCILAAFLFLWWRLRRDITFAAFLHLSRGGWWEKIRHGVISGCGGWAVTVMATAAATGVVGMIGRLSAPTEAPPLILWLAGLPILYRLTIVGVAMTVEEAFFRGFLQPRFGLLLSSILFALSHFSYGLPFMIIGVFTISLIIGRTFERTGDLLPCVIAHGIFDGVQLLIVLPWAVHTWSPAGPL; encoded by the coding sequence GTGTCGCAGTCACAACTGTCCCTCCTGCTCTCGCTGATGTGCGTGGCGATGCTAGCCATCGCCGGGTGGCGTCCGTATGTCGAGGAGTTCCGCGGGCGGTTGCCGCAGATCGCCGGGGCATTCTTGCTCATTGGCATTCTCGCCGTGGCGGTCTTTTATCCGGTGACGTCTTTCGGGGAAGCGGAGGAGATTGATCCGGAGACCATCTGGTTTCCCTCCCTGTTGTTCGGCCACTGTATCCTGGCCGCATTCCTGTTCCTCTGGTGGCGCCTGCGCCGAGACATTACGTTTGCCGCGTTTCTCCATCTGTCCCGGGGCGGCTGGTGGGAGAAGATCCGCCACGGGGTAATTAGCGGCTGTGGCGGCTGGGCTGTGACCGTGATGGCCACGGCTGCCGCCACCGGGGTGGTTGGTATGATCGGGCGCCTCTCGGCGCCCACCGAGGCGCCGCCGCTGATCCTCTGGCTGGCCGGGCTGCCGATCCTCTACCGATTGACTATCGTTGGTGTCGCCATGACGGTCGAAGAGGCCTTCTTCCGCGGCTTCCTGCAGCCGCGCTTTGGGCTGCTGCTGTCGAGTATCTTGTTCGCGCTCAGCCACTTCAGCTACGGACTGCCGTTCATGATCATCGGCGTGTTCACCATCTCGCTCATCATCGGGCGCACCTTCGAGCGGACGGGCGATTTGCTCCCGTGCGTCATTGCTCACGGTATCTTCGACGGCGTGCAGCTGCTGATCGTCCTGCCCTGGGCTGTACATACGTGGTCGCCCGCAGGGCCGCTGTAG
- a CDS encoding cyclic nucleotide-binding domain-containing protein, which translates to MSEQEMVSAMAAHDFFHGVSEAHLKAIGPCVQSLAIPAGAFLGREGEMANALYLIQSGHVALEVNTPDRGAVAIQTVGPGQIVGWSWFVPPYRWQFDAQATEPVRVIVLDARCVIGKCEQDHELGYHFFKRLAEIIAGRLAATRLQLLDVYK; encoded by the coding sequence ATGTCCGAACAGGAGATGGTGAGCGCCATGGCGGCGCACGACTTTTTCCACGGCGTGAGCGAAGCGCACCTGAAGGCCATCGGCCCTTGTGTGCAAAGCTTAGCCATCCCCGCGGGAGCGTTCCTCGGGCGTGAAGGCGAGATGGCCAACGCGTTGTATCTGATCCAGTCAGGTCACGTCGCGCTGGAAGTCAACACCCCCGACCGTGGCGCCGTTGCGATCCAGACGGTCGGTCCCGGCCAGATCGTCGGTTGGTCATGGTTCGTCCCACCGTACCGCTGGCAGTTCGATGCGCAAGCGACTGAACCCGTCCGGGTCATCGTGCTCGACGCCCGCTGCGTCATCGGGAAATGTGAGCAAGACCATGAGCTGGGGTACCACTTCTTCAAACGCCTGGCCGAGATCATCGCCGGCCGACTGGCGGCGACGCGCCTGCAACTCTTGGACGTATATAAGTAA
- a CDS encoding serine hydrolase domain-containing protein gives MQVSGTVDPRFEPVRDAFRGNFAGRGELGAAVTVIVDGRTVVDLWGGVADRATGRPWTPETMAIIFSCTKAATALCAHMLVARGRLDLEAPVARYWPEFAAADKGQIPVRMLLNHQAGLPAIDQPLPPETIFNWAGMTAALAAQAPHWAPGSAHGYHAMTFGWLVGEVVRRISGQSVGTFFHHEVAGPLALDFWIGLPAALEPRVATERMPPPLPEVTPLMAALLDRTSLTSKTFMNPPGLMMPGQVNSRAVHAAEIPAANGIATARGLAGMYAPLACGGGLGGVELVDRTVLRSMSAVESEGEDRVLLLPTRFASGFMKTIDNRPGDSIIMGPNPEAFGHGGAGGSVGMADPVARVAIGYAMNQMGAGVLLNRRGQALIDAVYESLG, from the coding sequence ATGCAGGTGTCAGGGACGGTCGATCCCCGCTTTGAGCCAGTGCGTGATGCCTTTCGCGGGAACTTTGCCGGCCGCGGCGAGCTTGGCGCGGCGGTGACCGTGATTGTCGATGGACGAACGGTCGTGGATTTGTGGGGCGGCGTGGCGGACCGAGCCACCGGACGCCCATGGACTCCCGAGACCATGGCGATCATCTTCTCGTGCACGAAGGCGGCCACCGCGCTGTGTGCGCACATGCTCGTGGCGCGTGGACGGTTGGATCTCGAGGCGCCGGTGGCGCGCTACTGGCCGGAGTTCGCGGCGGCCGACAAAGGGCAGATCCCGGTGCGCATGCTCCTCAACCACCAAGCGGGCCTGCCGGCGATCGACCAGCCGCTGCCGCCGGAGACGATCTTCAACTGGGCCGGGATGACGGCAGCCCTGGCGGCGCAGGCGCCGCACTGGGCGCCCGGCAGCGCGCACGGGTACCACGCCATGACCTTCGGCTGGCTCGTCGGCGAAGTGGTGCGGCGGATCAGCGGACAATCCGTTGGGACCTTTTTTCACCACGAGGTGGCAGGTCCGTTAGCCCTGGACTTCTGGATCGGACTGCCGGCGGCACTCGAGCCACGGGTGGCAACCGAGCGGATGCCGCCGCCGCTACCGGAGGTAACGCCGCTGATGGCGGCGCTGCTTGATCGCACGTCGCTGACCTCAAAGACCTTCATGAATCCTCCGGGCCTCATGATGCCTGGCCAGGTCAACTCCCGCGCGGTCCACGCGGCGGAAATCCCGGCTGCAAACGGCATCGCCACGGCTCGCGGTTTGGCGGGCATGTACGCGCCGCTCGCTTGCGGTGGAGGGTTGGGAGGGGTGGAACTGGTCGACCGCACTGTCCTGAGATCCATGTCGGCGGTCGAATCCGAAGGCGAGGATCGCGTCCTTCTGCTCCCCACCCGGTTTGCTTCGGGCTTCATGAAAACCATCGACAATCGCCCCGGGGACAGCATCATCATGGGTCCGAACCCCGAAGCCTTCGGGCACGGCGGCGCCGGCGGCTCCGTCGGCATGGCCGACCCGGTGGCGCGTGTGGCCATCGGCTACGCGATGAATCAGATGGGCGCGGGCGTCTTGCTCAACCGGCGCGGCCAGGCGCTGATCGATGCGGTCTACGAGAGTCTCGGGTGA
- a CDS encoding c-type cytochrome produces MKRLVKRTGAVFTLLVMVALAPRARASDGDWLTVPPSQPVAEGKPLFEQKGCAHCHNIWGDESEKRVGPDLGQQGTWRDLMQFAGSLWNHTPTMIAKMREREIERSTISPDEMRKLSAYLFFIKFLDKPGEVERGRELFEQRTCARCHQLAGHGGTTGPRLDELKDSVSSFFMAQALWNHGPEMAAKMEQLRITRPHLEADDIRHLVAAIRGATRKAGLLELAYTQPASPRAGQGLFQEKGCIKCHAIAGAGGTIGPDLGKPRLQPRVGALAAALWNHGPPMWENMLRNGIRFPQLDDRETADLLTYLNFLQYMGEPGDANRGREIFREKSCSRCHDAGGQGPDLAATDAVESPSHWASAMWNHATAMEKKMREARFTWPQFGDDEMRDLVAFLRSGRGSK; encoded by the coding sequence ATGAAACGACTGGTCAAGCGTACCGGTGCGGTTTTCACCCTGCTCGTGATGGTGGCGCTGGCGCCGCGCGCGCGTGCCAGCGACGGCGATTGGCTCACGGTGCCCCCGAGCCAGCCGGTCGCCGAGGGCAAGCCCCTTTTCGAGCAGAAGGGCTGCGCTCACTGCCACAACATCTGGGGTGACGAGAGTGAGAAACGCGTCGGCCCCGACCTGGGGCAGCAGGGCACCTGGCGAGACCTCATGCAGTTCGCCGGCAGCCTGTGGAACCACACCCCCACGATGATCGCGAAGATGCGCGAACGGGAGATCGAGCGGTCGACCATTTCGCCCGACGAGATGCGCAAGCTGTCGGCTTACCTGTTCTTCATCAAGTTTCTCGACAAACCCGGCGAGGTCGAGCGCGGGCGAGAGCTCTTCGAGCAACGCACGTGTGCGCGCTGCCACCAGCTGGCTGGGCACGGCGGCACGACGGGCCCGCGCCTGGACGAGTTGAAGGACTCCGTATCGTCCTTCTTCATGGCCCAGGCCCTGTGGAACCACGGCCCGGAAATGGCCGCGAAGATGGAGCAACTCAGGATCACTCGCCCGCACCTCGAGGCCGATGACATTCGGCACCTCGTGGCCGCCATTCGCGGGGCGACCCGCAAAGCGGGGTTGCTGGAGTTGGCCTACACCCAGCCCGCCAGCCCGCGGGCGGGCCAGGGGCTCTTCCAGGAGAAGGGATGCATCAAGTGCCACGCGATCGCGGGTGCGGGTGGCACCATCGGCCCGGACCTCGGCAAGCCGCGCCTGCAGCCACGCGTCGGAGCACTGGCGGCGGCGCTCTGGAACCACGGCCCACCGATGTGGGAAAACATGCTAAGAAATGGGATCCGGTTTCCTCAGCTCGATGACCGTGAAACGGCAGACCTGCTCACCTATCTGAACTTTCTGCAGTACATGGGTGAGCCCGGCGACGCCAACAGGGGCCGTGAGATCTTTCGCGAGAAATCCTGCTCCCGATGCCACGACGCCGGAGGGCAGGGACCGGATCTCGCGGCGACGGATGCGGTCGAGTCTCCCTCTCACTGGGCCTCCGCCATGTGGAACCACGCCACTGCTATGGAAAAGAAAATGCGCGAGGCACGGTTCACTTGGCCGCAGTTTGGGGACGACGAGATGCGTGACCTCGTCGCCTTTCTCCGGTCAGGTCGCGGAAGCAAGTGA
- a CDS encoding c-type cytochrome: MKRRLSGWAFAVLLGALVLAPARSWGAETNTNSLPTDPLAGRQVFLQKGCQKCHSIWGEGGTLGPDLGKAGVWQSVMQLAGVLWNHSPEMIEKMRERRIPRPTISTDEMADLAAFLYFLNYFDQPGDPSKGEMLFAAKGCAKCHAVGSTGGHVGPSLDKYKRDSSPLFLAGAMWSHGTAMARKMGESGIARPDFADGDLTHLFAYIQSASSDTSTEKKYMVPGSPARGEKVFAAKGCIQCHSVRGIGGHIGPDLDKADLHRSVTEVAGLMWNHEPAMWTKMQTLGIALPQFSDQEVSDLIAYLFFLQYFDPPGDVVKGQGIFMEKGCILCHYAPRGAEKLIAPDLSRSPALASPLALSSAMWNHAPAMEAQIRERGLPWPRFRDGDVRDLVEYLRSLRSTQP; this comes from the coding sequence ATGAAACGGCGACTGTCGGGTTGGGCCTTCGCAGTGCTGCTGGGCGCGCTGGTTCTGGCGCCGGCGAGATCGTGGGGCGCCGAGACGAACACCAACTCGTTGCCCACCGACCCCTTGGCGGGTCGGCAAGTCTTCCTGCAGAAGGGCTGTCAGAAGTGTCATTCGATTTGGGGCGAGGGGGGGACGTTGGGCCCCGACTTGGGGAAGGCGGGGGTCTGGCAGAGCGTCATGCAGCTGGCGGGAGTGTTGTGGAACCATTCGCCCGAGATGATCGAGAAGATGCGCGAGCGGCGCATCCCCCGCCCGACGATCAGCACCGATGAGATGGCGGATCTCGCCGCCTTTCTCTACTTCCTGAACTACTTCGACCAGCCGGGTGACCCGAGCAAGGGCGAGATGCTGTTCGCCGCCAAGGGCTGCGCCAAGTGCCACGCCGTGGGCAGCACCGGCGGACATGTGGGGCCATCGCTCGACAAGTACAAACGCGATTCCTCGCCCTTGTTCTTGGCCGGCGCCATGTGGAGCCACGGCACGGCGATGGCACGCAAGATGGGCGAGAGCGGCATCGCGCGACCGGATTTTGCCGATGGGGATCTGACGCACCTCTTCGCCTACATTCAGAGCGCTTCCAGCGATACGAGTACAGAGAAGAAGTATATGGTTCCCGGGAGCCCCGCGAGGGGCGAAAAGGTCTTTGCGGCGAAAGGCTGCATCCAGTGCCACAGTGTCCGAGGAATTGGCGGCCACATTGGACCCGATCTCGACAAGGCCGATCTCCACCGTAGCGTGACCGAAGTGGCCGGCCTGATGTGGAATCACGAGCCGGCCATGTGGACCAAGATGCAGACGCTCGGCATTGCGCTGCCACAGTTTTCCGACCAAGAGGTCTCGGACCTGATCGCCTACCTGTTTTTCCTGCAGTACTTTGATCCGCCCGGTGATGTCGTGAAAGGTCAAGGTATCTTCATGGAGAAGGGCTGCATCCTCTGCCATTACGCCCCACGTGGCGCGGAGAAGCTGATCGCCCCCGATCTCTCCCGCTCCCCTGCCCTCGCTTCTCCCTTGGCCCTTTCCTCGGCCATGTGGAACCATGCGCCGGCGATGGAGGCGCAGATTCGCGAGCGCGGCCTTCCCTGGCCCCGCTTTCGCGACGGTGACGTGCGGGATCTGGTGGAATACCTGCGGTCGCTACGTTCAACACAACCGTAA